One part of the Engraulis encrasicolus isolate BLACKSEA-1 chromosome 17, IST_EnEncr_1.0, whole genome shotgun sequence genome encodes these proteins:
- the ndr2 gene encoding nodal-related 2, whose product MRVFGVLRVLLYSHMLSEISGQQRRADESLKMSFQRTFMDRIPKHHLPSYMMQLYRTFTSNHTRPVEFMEEDTVKQADTVRSIMAKSLEHRSRHWVATFDFSSLLSDTRIQAAELRIRLPRVPRHADVAVELRHQQDHPCPTPELCPWGSERHRNLGVLPASAMVSFSGHWRVYNVTRELLSWLGDRPPAPAQAPADAQKAKSDLGSLLSSSSSSSPSFSARAKRPRHFVSNRALLVVFSQTGSDKDSQDKASLLHTAEKSKFLFNTENTEVKRPQRPQQQKSRRGRRGQPMRGPPKAPKAAGASSSSLCRKVEMQVDFDQIGWGKWIVFPKKYNAYRCEGSCPNPLGEEFQPTNHAYMQSLLKYYHPNRVPSACCAPTKMRPLSMLYYENGEMILRHHEDMVVEECGCH is encoded by the exons ATGCGCGTGTTCGGAGTATTGCGGGTGCTGCTGTACTCTCATATGCTCTCGGAGATATCTGGGCAACAAAGGAGAGCGGATGAATCGCTGAAGATGTCATTCCAAAGGACTTTCATGGACCGTATTCCAAAGCATCATTTGCCCTCCTATATGATGCAGCTTTACCGGACTTTTACGAGCAACCATACCCGCCCTGTGGAATTTATGGAGGAGGATACCGTTAAACAAGCGGACACGGTTCGGAGTATAATGGCAAAAA GCCTGGAGCACAGATCACGCCACTGGGTGGCCACGTTCGACTTCTCCTCACTGCTCTCGGACACCCGCATCCAGGCGGCAGAGCTGCGGATCCGTCTGCCGCGGGTCCCCCGCCACGCCGACGTTGCCGTGGAGCTGCGGCACCAGCAAGACCACCCGTGCCCGACGCCGGAGCTGTGCCCCTGGGGCAGCGAGCGGCACCGCAATCTGGGCGTCCTGCCAGCCTCTGCCATGGTCAGCTTCTCCGGCCACTGGAGGGTCTACAACGTCACCAGGGAGCTGCTGAGCTGGCTGGGAGACAGGCCTCCAGCTCCAGCACAAGCACCagccgatg CTCAGAAGGCCAAGTCAGACCTGggctcgctcctctcctcctcctcctcctcctccccctccttctccgccAGAGCCAAGAGGCCAAGGCACTTTGTCAGCAACCGGGCACTGCTGGTGGTCTTCTCCCAGACGGGCTCTGACAAGGACTCCCAGGACAAGGCCAGCCTGCTGCACACGGCTGAGAAGTCCAAGTTCCTCTTCAACACGGAGAACACGGAGGTGAAGAGGCCCCAGAGGCCCCAGCAGCAGAAGAGCCGCAGGGGGAGGCGAGGGCAGCCCATGCGGGGGCCCCCCAAGGCCCCCAAGGCGGCGGGGGCCTCGTCCTCCTCCCTGTGCAGGAAGGTGGAGATGCAGGTGGATTTCGATCAGATCGGCTGGGGCAAGTGGATCGTGTTCCCCAAGAAGTACAACGCGTACCGGTGCGAGGGCAGCTGCCCCAACCCTCTCGGAGAGGAGTTTCAGCCCACCAACCATGCCTACATGCAG AGTCTCCTGAAGTACTACCACCCAAACCGCGTTCCCTCCGCCTGCTGCGCCCCGACCAAGATGCGGCCGCTGAGCATGCTGTACTACGAGAACGGCGAGATGATCCTGAGGCACCACGAggacatggtggtggaggagtgtgGCTGCCACTGA